A region of the Mycobacterium sp. NBC_00419 genome:
CCGGCCCGTACAACAGGTTGTCGCCCAGCACCAGGGCGACCTTGTCGGAGCCGATGAAGTCCGAGCCGATGGTGAAGGCTTGAGCCAGCCCATCCGGCGACGGCTGTTGGGCGAACGTAATCGACACCCCGAACCGCGATCCGTCGCCGAGCAACCGCTCGAAGGACTCGGCGTCGTGCGGCGTGGTGATCACCAGGATGTCGCGGATACCGGCCAGCATCAGCGTCGACAGCGGGTAGTACACCATCGGTTTGTCGTAGACGGGGATCAGCTGTTTGGAGACACCCTGCGTGATCGGATGCAGGCGCGTTCCCGAGCCTCCCGCCAGGATGATTCCCCTCATGGCGTCATGGTATCGGCGGTCATCTGGTTCCGCGCGATCGCTCGACGATCCGCACACCCATTCCCAGCGTTTCGTAGATGCGCAGGTCGTCAACCCAGAACGAGCCCTGGAACACCACCAGCACCCCGCGGTCTTCCCGGGTCACCGACAGGATGTCGACCTCGCTGCGGGTCCGCCTGTTGGTCGGCACCACCTGGCCGCGGAACTTCCAGCTGAACGGCTGTCCCACGGCGACGATCTCGAACTCGCTGTCCTCGCTGCCCAGGCCGGCCAGCTTGGCCGCCGCGCGGGCCGCCTGCTGCATGGCCTCCAGGCCCAGCGATCCGGGTTGCACGGGATCCTGGAAGAAGTGCGCCTTGAAGAACCACGCCTCGGGGTGGACGTCGTACTCGGCGACCAGCCGCCCGAGACCCTCGACTCCCCCGTTGGGCCAGAAGTTCACCCGGTCGATCACCTGTAGCCGGCCCTGCGCCAGCCACGGGTCACCGCGAAGTTCGTCGGCGGTGTAGGGCATGGCGATCGGCGCCTGCTCCGAAAGTGACTCCAGCTGACCGGGTTCCACCTTGAGCCCGACCTGGTTCTTGAGTGCCTCGGGGCTGAAGAAGCCGAACGCCGTCTTCATGGTCATCACTACGTGGTCACCCTGAGTGCAGGTGACGTCGAAGAAGACGATGGTCGAACCGCCGCCCTCTGCGTAGCGCTCCAGCGTCGAGGTGATGCGCAGCGTGCCGACCTCGGCGGGCTTGACCAGCACCACCTCGTTGCCGTCGAGGTTGCGGAACACGACGTCGTCGAGACGGTTGGCGGCGAACCCGTTGTAGGACGACAGCCAGCCACAGGGCTGCAGCAGGATCTCGATGAGCACCGCCATCGGGACGGTCGAGGACTTGCCGTCCTCGAAATACCAGGCGTCGGCGGGGACGTCGTATTCGGCGACAACCGTGCCACCCTTGGTCGGTACCCCGGGCGGGCTGTCGACGCTGACGATCCGCGAGACGAAATGGTAGGGCTCGTCGGGTAGCCGGGGTGCCCGGCGGGCTCCGTCGAACGGCGCGTACAGGGAGCCGAAGGCATCCGAGGGCATACCGCGCCCGCAAGCCAGCAGCGCACCGTGGTCACCACGAACGTCCTTGGTGCCCTCCAGGATTCGGATCGGGCCCGGCGCACCGGCCGGCATCGGCCAGTCCGGGACCAGGCGGATTCCGAAGCGGCGGCAGCCGAACACTTTGAAGCCGTCACTGCGGCACAGCAGCGCCGCGTAGATCGTCGGCGTCGGCCCGTCCACGATCTCCTCGATGAACACCTCGTAATCCAGGTGATGGTCGGCCTCCGGGGTGACCTGCCCGCGGCAGACGAAACGCGCCATCTCGCCGGCCACCGGTTCGAAGCGCCAGCCGTCACGTTCGATGGTGAAGCCGTAGGCGGCCATCGCGAACGACAGCGCCTGGGTGGCCGCATCAGCCATCAGGGTGCCCGGCATGCAAGGGTCGTTCTTGAAATGCCCGTCGTAGAACCAGGCGTCCTTGGGCACCGACGCGGTCGCCCGCAGATACCCGCGCCCCCACGGGCCGCCGTCGGGCTGGAACTCGGCGACCTCGTCGATGAGCCGCAGTTTGCCGCGCGGCGGCTTCGGTGTGCGGGTGTGGGCGGCGGCGCGTTCGAAGCCGGGGCCGAAGCATGCGAAGGCATGTCCGTCGGTGAAGGCGTCGAGGTCGGCACGGTCGAACGAACGCTTCTGGGTGACCCGCGGCGGTTCGTCACGGTGCGCACCCTGGCGCGGCACGTCGTCGGCAGCGTCCCACAACACCCCGTCGGAGTGGCTGAGTTCCTCGTTGGAGAAGAACCCGGCCTGTCCGTTGCGCACCGAGATCATCAGCCGATCACCGATGTAGCAGTCGTAGTGGAAGAAGAACAGCCGGGTGTCGCCGTGCTTGGCGTGACCGTCGATGTGGATGTCGTAGCGCAGCGTCTCGCCACCCTTGGGCAGCTCGCCCATGAACGTCAGATCGCAGCCGAGCAACCGGTAGACCCGCTCGCCGCGATTGTGGAAGTCGGCTCCCAGCCACGAAGCCAGCAACAGGTCGGCCTGACCGGACTCGATCACCACACCGGGTGACATCCGGCCGTTGTGCATGTACCAGGCATCCGGGTCGACGTCGGTCTCGGTGACGATCCGGCCGGTGCCCATCGTGCCGGGCTCGCCCTCGATGCTGATCACCCGATCCGCCAGCAGCAGCGGCGGTTCCGGCATCCGCACCAACCGGTCGTACTTGTCGAGTTCGGCGAACAACGGGCCGAACACTTCCGAAATATTGCCTCCGGCAAGCACTTCGAGCTGCGAGCGGGACCACAACGCCTGCTGCGGCGCCGGGGCGGCCGGCGGCTGAGGTGCGGGAGCCGGCGGCGGGGGCGGCGGGGACACCGGAGCCGCAGGTGCGGCCTGGCTCGGGGACGGCGCCGCGGCTGGCGCCGGGACCACGACCGGGGCGACGGCTGCGCGCGGCGGATTCACCGGTGCGGCAACGGGTTGCGGCGACGATGTCAACGCAACCGGCGACGCCGGTGCGTCCACCGTCACCGGCGAGCGCCGGCCGGCGGCCATCGCCAGCATCTCGCCGCGCATCTTCAGGAACGACTCGTGCGCCTCGGCTTGCTGCTCGACGAACGCCGCATGGGCGTGGCCCACCGACTCGACCAGGCTCAGCGCCGCGGCCGTGCGGCCGCTGACCGCGCCCGGCGCCGCATGCACCCGCGCGGGCACGACCTCGGTCGCGGTGACGACGACCTCCCGCTGCGGAATCACCAGCGGCGTCGGATAAGCCGGTGCCGCCTGCATCGTCTGCAGAGTTCCATGGTCGACTTCCGGCATTGGGGCGCTCCCGTTCTCGGATGCAAGTTGAGCTGGTTCGTGGGCGACCGCGACGACGTCGGGCCAGTGGGCGGGCAACGTCACCTTGCGGGTGATGTCGGCCCCCGCCGTGGCCGATTGCCTGCGCAGTTGGTCAAGGCGCGCGTCGAAGGCGTCCACCCGCACCGACAGGCCGTGCACCCACAGCTTGGACACCGACTCGGCAAGCGCCCGCAGTCCGCGGCGTTCCTGCGGGTCCAGGGCCACCGCCACATGCGGGCGATCGCCGAGGATCTTCGGGATCGCCCCGGTCAGAATGGCGCGCGGGCCGTGCTCGACGAACACCCGCACACCGTCTTCCCAGGCTTGCAGGATCGTCGCGGGGAAGTCGATGGGTTCGACGGCCTGCTGCGTGATCGCCGCCGCGGCAGCCTCACTGGTCGGCACATACGCCCGGTTGGAAGCGTTGGTGTAGAACCGCACCCCCGGCGCGACATGCGCCTGGCGGGTGTGGATCGCCCGCCAGGTGTCGGCGAACGGATCCATCGCACTGCAGTGGATCACCATGTCCAGGCCCAGCGGTATCGCACCCGCGCCCTCGATGGCGTCGATCACCCGTTTGCACGCCGCGGGATCGCCGCCGATCACACAGTCATCGGGCGCCTGCACGATGGTCATGTACGCGCGCGGTTCGCGGTCCAGCGCGGCCTCGACCTGAGCCCGGGGTGCGTTGATGCGCCAGCACTCCCACGCTGCCGCCTGCTCGCCCAGCCCCCAGTCGGTCGCCGCCACCCGGCAGCTGCCGGTCAGCTGCTCGCCGTACATGCCCGAGGCTTCGATCTCGCCGAGCATCTCCTCGAGATCACGCCAGACCCCAAAGGCTAGCAGTGAATTGGTCTCCCCCGACGACAGGCCGATGGCCGCGGTCGGCGCCAGCCCGAGCACTGTGCGGGAGAACTCCGCATGCGCCTGGCAGACCAGGGCGCATCCGGTGAGTTGGGTGCGCGGGTCCAGGGTGGTGATGCCGGCGCCGTACAACGGGCGCGCCAGATCACCGACCCCCGACAGACGCGCCGCCAGCGCGTCGCCGAGTTCGGGCCACGCCAGGAACAGATCTCGCCCCGCTCCCGGGTAGGCCGCCGCCGCCCCGGTGAACATGAACGCCAGTTCTCCGGTGGTCGGTCCCTCGGCGAACGCGACACCGGGAATCACCGGCGACTCGCCGCGCTCGAGGCGTTCGATCGCCGCCGAACGCAGCGTCTCCAGCGAGGTGTCGTTGTCGGCCACCACCGAGCACCGCACCGGGCCAGTTCCGCCCGGCTCGCGGCGCTTCATCCGGCCGATGACCTCGTCGCGGCTCTCGCCGGCGTAGCGCTCGACCTGCGGTACCGCGCCCAGCGCCAGCGGCCGGGGTCGATGGCCGACGGCGGACAACGTGACACCGTCGGCACGGCCGCCGAGCGACTCCAGCCAGATCGAGGTCTGGGTTCCACCGGGAGCGGGTTGTGCCCCGTTCTGGTCCACCCGTACCCGGGCACGCAATGCTTCTGCCCGCGAGGCGATTTCGATCGCCGCGCTGGCCGCATGCGTGCGCCCGAAACGTTCGGCGCCGATATTGGCCTCGGGGGCGACGAACGCCCCGTCGGTGTCGATGACGGCGATGATGTCGTCACCGGCGGCCTCGGCGTCGGCGCGCCGCTTGAGGACGAACGCCACCGCGGCATCGCCGTGCGGTTCCCATCCGCCGGCGCCCACCGCGTCGGCGGCACGCTCGTGTGCTGGCTCGCAACACATGTCCACGGCCCCGGCCACGACGGCGTCGAGTTCACCGCGCCGCAGTGCGCGCACAGCGATCCGCAGAGCGGTGATGGCCGACAGCTCCTCGCTGGAGACGGTGAATCCCCAGCCGCGGAAATCCCGTTGGGCGTGAATGCGATTCGCCGGGATGTTGGGCATGGTGCCGACCACGCCGTCGGCGGTCAGACGGGGGGCCGCATCGCTGTTGGCGGCCAGCCAGTCCTGGTCGTCGGCGTGCAGCACCCGAAGCCGCTGCCGCGCGATGGTGGCGTCGCAACCCATTCCGACGATGACTCCGGTGCGTTCCGGGTCGGTGCCGACCTGGTCGAGCGCCTGCCCGGCCGCGGCCAGCATCGTGGTCTGCTGGCTGAGGCTGGACTTGAGTTCACTGGGCGGAAAGCCAAGGCGCACAAGGTCGAGCTCCACCGTATCCAGCGGGGTCGGTTGGGCCTCGGGTCCAAGGGCCCGGCGCCGGAACGACTCGGCGTCGCGTGCGTCGCCGGTCACCACGCCCAGCCCGCAGATGACGATGTCACCCGACGGCGCCGACGGGCGCTGCGCCGTGCGGCGAGCGGGCACATAGTTGGCGACGATCAGGTGGGCGTTGTTGCCGCCGAAACCGAAGTTGCTGACCGCGGCCCGCTTGATCTCGCCGTCCCACGGCGTCGGGGTGGTCGCCAACGTGAAGGGTGTATCACCCAGCGCTGCAGTGGGTTTCTCGCACAAGGCTGGCGCTATGGTCGAGGCCTGCATGGCCGAGAGCACGTTGATCAGGCTGGCCGCACCGGAGACGGTGATGGTGTGCCCGAGGTTGCCCTTGAGCGCCCCGAGCCGCAACGGCACCTCGCCGTAGGCGGCGAAGATGCTCTGCAGTTCGGTGGCGTCACCCAGCGGTGTGCCGGTGGCGTGACAGTCCAGATAGTCGATATCCGACGGGGTGAGGCCCGCCTGCTCCAAGGCGGCCATCATCGCCCGGGTCTGGCCGCCCACCGCGGGGGCCAGGAAGCCGCTCTGGCGACCGTCGTTGGACAGTCCGACGCCCAGGATCACACCGAGAATCCGGTCCCCGGCCTGCTCGGCGTCCTCGAGGCGTTTGAGGGCGACCAGCGCCGCGCCGGCCGCCGGAACCAGACCGTCGGCATCGGCATGGAAAGGCCGTGACCGGCCCGACGGGCTGAGTGCTTGCAGCGCAGTGAAACCCAGATGCAGGAACAGATCGTCGGCGCCGTTGACGCCACCGGCGAGCATGACGTCGGCCTCGCCGTCGTGCAGCGCGTCGCAGGCGAGCTTGATCGCGTAGAGCGATGACGCGCACGCCGCGTCCAGCGCGAAAGCCGGCCCGGTCAGCCCCATCGCGGCCGCCACCAGGTGCACCGGCAGCCCTGAGGAGAACCGGTTGCGGGGATCGGTGTGGCCGTTACCGTTCCAGACACCCTCGACGAACTCGGTATTGCCCGCCGACGGGTAGGACAGGTTGCCGACGATGAGCCCGGTCCGCGGTGCTGCCGACGGACCACCGAGGGCCTGCTGCCCGCAGTAGGCCAGCCAGTGCGAGATCGGGTCGAGGCGGCCGAAATCGGTGATCCGCTCCGCGATCGCACTGACGTCGGGCGACGCGTCGATGTAGCCACCGGTGGCCGAGGACACCCGAAGGCCGGGCTGATCGCTGGCCAGCAAGGCCGCCGGGTCCACTCCCCGCCAGTGTTCGGGCCGGGTGGGCGTCAGCAGGCAGCGTCCGTTCAGGGTCGCGTCGAACAGCGCCTCCGGCGTGGCGGCACCGGGCAGGATGCAGCTGCGCCCGACGATTGCGACGGGTTCGAAACCACTCACGCCGTCGTATCCGCCCCAGTGCCTGCGACGTAGAACTCCACGCCCTCGAGTTCGGCGACCAGCGTGCCGTCGGCGGTCTCCAGCGCGATGTCGAAGTCGACCCGCTTGTCGTTCACCGGTTTCGCGGCGATGCGGCAGCGCAGGCTGCCGCCGTCACCGGACGACTGATGGAAGACCGCCCGCCCGATCCGCACCGGCAGCACCAGCGGCCGTCCGTGCGCGCTCGCCCACAGGATGCCCAGCTGCAACCCGCCGTCGACGCTGACGGGGTCGATCGCCCAATCACCGCCGGGCCACCCGAGATCGTCAAGGCTGTTGAGGATCGCGCTGGCCCCGGCCGGACCGACGGCGTCGAGCTGCTCGATGGCCGCGAATCGGGGCCCGTGGAACAACGGCCCGCCGTAGATCTCCCCGACACCGAACGGCCACTGCTCACCGCCTGCGTCGGGCACCGAGATGGTTGGCGCAGAAGGCGATTCGGTGTCCAGGACGGCCCGGTAGCGCTTGCGGCCCTCCGGGTCGAGCACGCTGACGGTGTAGGCCGACCCGGTCGGCTCGAAGTCCAGCGTGAGCGGCTGCTGCTCGCCTTCGGCGAAGGTGACCCCGGAGAGCACCTGGAAGTCACGGACCACCGGGGATGCGTCCGGCACCAGTCCGCGCGCCGCACGCAGCATCGCGTCGAGCACGATCACCACCGGGACCACGACGCGTCCGCGCACCTGATGGTCGGTGAGCACCGGCAGGGTGTCGGTCGAGACGTCCCAGTCCAGCCGGGCCGCCCGCAGGCGGGCCTCGGCCGGTGCGGCGACGACGATGGCCGTTGACCCGGAACGCCGCAGGGCGTGCTCGGCGAAGAACTGCGCACCCTCGTCGATCGGGATGACACCCACCCCGGACTCCAGGAATCGGCTCTTCAGCGTGGCGTCGACCATGCCGCCGTCCCACGGACCCCAGCCGAAGGCTCGCACCACGCACGCGTCGCCGCGGCGGGCTGATTCGCGCGCCGCGATGGACTCCAGCACGGCATTGGCCGCGGCGTAGGCGCACTGGCCGGGGTTACCGGCCCGCGCGGCGATGGAGGAGAACAGCGAGATGAACCGCAGGTCGTCCGACGAGGTCGCCGCCAGCAGCGCCTCGGCGCCGATCACCTTGGTGTTGAACACCCGGACGAACTGCTCGTCGTCGAGGTCTTCCAGGCGCCGGTCGGCCAGCACACCGGCCCCGTGCACGACGCCGACGATCGGCCCGACATTGCTGCGCACCTCGTCGAGGACGGTGCGCAGCGACTCGGTGTCGTTGATGTCGGCGGCGAAGTACCTGGCCGGGGTGCCTTGGCGCTCGGCGGCGCTCAAGGTGGCGCGGACTTCGCGTTCGGCGAGCAGACGCTCGGCCTGTGCCCGTGCCTGCGGCAGGCTGAGGGCCTCGCCGCGGGACCGCGCCGAAGCGGCGAGCGAGGTGGCGATCTCGGTGGCGGTGGTACCTGTCGGCTCGTCGGCGGTGACCTCCCGCAGGGCGGTGCGGCCCAGCAGCGCCAGGCGCAGGCCGTGCCGTGCCGCCAGAGCCAGCGCGGACTGCGCGGTTACACCGCGTGCGCCGCCGGTGACCACCACGACGCCGTCGGCCGGAACGCTGATCGTCTCGCCGGTGGGTTCGGCGTCGACGTCCTCGACGACGACCAGCCGGGTGCCGTCGCTACGCAGCGCGACCTCCACCCCGCTGCCGCCGGCGAGCAGTTCGGCCACCAGGCGTTCGGGGTCCAGGGTCTCGATGTCGATGGCCCGCACCGAGGCGTTGGGCCACTCCCATGCCGCGGTCTTGGCGACGCTGGCCACACCGATCGGGGTGTCCGCTTCGGCGAAGCGGGCCCCGGTGGACTGCACGGTGACGAAAAGCCGTGAGCGCGAGGAGCTCTTGGCGACACTGCGGGCGGCGTGGAATGCCCGCAGGTGCGTCTCGACGCAGTCTTGCGGCGAGCCGGCCGGCCCGAGGGCGGCCAGGCTGATGACCGCGGCGGCTTCGTGCGGTACGACGTCGACAGCGCGGGCCTTGATGCCGTGGCTGATCATGACGCGCTCGAGATCCTCGGCGAAGGCCGCGTTCTCCCGGGTGATCAGGACCTCACCGTCGCGCAGACCCGCCATGGCGAAGCCGGTCGGCGGGACTTCCCGCATGGCCGCCTCGGCGCAGTCCAAGCCACCTGAGGGCACTGTTGCCGGGGCCGAATGGTGCACGGGCGCAGCGGGTTCGGAGCCGTCACCGGAGGTTGCACCGGAGACCGAGTCGACGACATCCTGCAGGGTGCGCAGGTTGGCCAGCTCGGAGGCCGGGATCTCCGGTGTGCCGGGGAATTTGGCCTGCAATGCCGCCAGGATCTCGACCTGCTTGATCGAATCGATCCCGAGCTCGGACTCCATCTCCATATCCAGGCCGAGCATGTCGGCGGGATAGCCCGTCTTCTCCGAAACGATCGCCAGCACGACCTCACCGGCATCCTGGGTGGAGACCGGGACTGCCGCGGCAGGGGCCGCTGCCGGGGCGGCGGGCGCGGCGGGGGCGCTCGCACCACCGGAGGCGAAACCGGCGATGGAATCGACCACGTCCTGCAGGGTGCGCAGGTTCGACAACTCCGAAGCCGGAATCTCCGGAGCGCCAGGGAACTTCGCCTGCAACGCCGCCAGGATCTCGACCTGCTTGATCGAATCGATCCCGAGCTCGGACTCCATCTCCATATCCAGGCCGAGCATGTCCGCCGGATAACCCGTCTTCTCCGAAACGATCCCCAGCACCACCTCACCGGCGTTCACCGCGGGAGCGGCCACCGGGGCCGCAGCAGCCGGAGCCGCGGGGGCGGCCGGGGCACCCGCCGAGGCGAAGTCGGCAATCGAATCCACGACGTCCTGCAGGGTGCGCAGGTTCGACAACTCCGAAGCCGGAATCTCCGGAGCGCCAGGGAACTTCGCCTGCAACGCCGCCAGGATCTCGACCTGCTTGATCGAATCGATCCCGAGCTCGGACTCCATCTCCATATCCAGGCCGAGCATGTCCGCCGGATAACCCGTCTTCTCCGAAACGATCCCCAGCACCACCTCACCGGCGTTCACCGCGGGAGCGGCCACCGGGGCCGCAGCAGCCGGAGCCGCGGGGGCGGCCGGGGCACCCGCCGAGGCGAAGTCGGCAATCGAATCCACGACGTCCTGCAGGGTGCGCAGGTTCGACAACTCCGAAGCCGGAATCTCCGGAGCGCCAGGGAACTTCGCCTGCAACGCCGCCAGGATCTCGACCTGCTTGATCGAATCGATCCCGAGCTCGGACTCCATCTCCATATCCAGGCCGAGCATGTCGGCGGGATAACCCGTCTTCTCCGAAACGATCGCCAGCACCACCTCGCCGGCGTTCACGGCCAGCGCCGCCGGGGCAGCAACCGGGGCGGGTGCGGCAGGTGCCGGCGCAGGTGCCGCCGCGGCAGCGGGAGCGGGTGCGGGTGCGGGTGCAGCAACCGGCGCAACCACCGGAGCGGGTGCGGCGACCGCAGCAGGCGGCTCGGCGATGGTGTGCACCGTGTGCACTACCTGCTCGGATGCGTGCACGACCACCGGTGCGGGCGTCAGTGCCTGCTGGGCGCTGGAATGCTCGCCGACGATCTCGGCCATCATCTGCGCCGACATCTCCAGGAACGCCTTGTGGGTGTTGGCCACCGCACCGAGGTAGCGCTCGTGCTGCTGGGCGGTCTCCTGCTGGATGCGGTCGATGATGCTCCAGGCGTCGGTGGACAGCGGAGCCTGGGCGGCGGCCGGAGCCGGAGTTCCGGTGCGCGGCAGAACCGGTGCGGGTGCCGGTGCCGCCTGCACCGCCGGCGCGGCGGCGGGTGCACCGTTGCGCGGCAACACCGGAGCCGGAGCGGGCATCGTCTGGACTGCGGCTGCCGCCGGTGTCGGTGCGGGTGACCCGTTGTGCGCGGCGGCCGGGATGGGCGCCGGTGTAGCGACCACCTGCTGCGGCGCGCTCGCCTG
Encoded here:
- a CDS encoding SDR family NAD(P)-dependent oxidoreductase produces the protein MTDQQHNPLSIPVAVVGMTAIYPGEPGLEGFWRTITGGRDAIGDVPPSHWLIDDYYDADPKAVDRTYCKRGGFIEPVPFDPVKFGLPPNALPSTDSAQLLALIAARKVLDEAMRSGVDVDLDRVDIVLGVASTTELVVQMGSRMQRPIWRKALLENGLSEEEADEICGDIADSYPAWQESTFPGLLGNVVAGRVANRLDLGGSNFVVDAACASSLSALQAALHRLYLNESDLVLTGGVDALNDVMMYMCFSKTPAFSPTGDCRPFSDAADGTIIGEGVGMLALKRLSDAERDGDHIHAVIRGLGSSSDGRASSVYAPRSEGQAKALRRAYERAGYAPETVELLEAHGTATKAGDVAEFAGLKQVFTDSSARIALGSVKSQIGHTKAAAGAAGLIKAILSLQHSTLPGTLKVGRPNPAMGLEETPFYVNAQTRPWVRSGDQPRRAAVSSFGFGGSNFHVTLEEYTGEHRAKRLRALPSELVVLSAASEADLATRAADIAAAARSGESLARLAYDSARDFDASHTARAGLVAADVTALAALAEKLHKALADGTAATLKDANISVGFGPARDGKTAFLFPGQGSQYVGMGADLALAFPDAVAVWDSLGDDLVDLHRVVFPEPAFDTATSDAQRAELTAMQNAQPAIATTSLAQLALLDVLGVRPEAAAGHSFGEVTALAAAGVLPTQRLVDTARTRGVLMAEAGQGRDGAMLAVTASAADVRALLDSQPEAAASLVIANDNAPGQVVLAGPAADIAWAESAAKSAGWTSVRLPVASAFHSPIVAAASEPLTAYLKTMEFGQAQFPVYANATAQTYAGGVAEQLGDQVRQPVRFREMVEAMARDGVTRFVEVGPSRVLTKLVDQILDGTPHLAVALDDPKAGGLRGWHRGLAALAADGVPLNLAALYDDYDEPAKHVPAPKHAVLVGGANVGKPYPPLDGKVSIKPKRTRVSAPQASAPQQVVATPAPIPAAAHNGSPAPTPAAAAVQTMPAPAPVLPRNGAPAAAPAVQAAPAPAPVLPRTGTPAPAAAQAPLSTDAWSIIDRIQQETAQQHERYLGAVANTHKAFLEMSAQMMAEIVGEHSSAQQALTPAPVVVHASEQVVHTVHTIAEPPAAVAAPAPVVAPVAAPAPAPAPAAAAAPAPAPAAPAPVAAPAALAVNAGEVVLAIVSEKTGYPADMLGLDMEMESELGIDSIKQVEILAALQAKFPGAPEIPASELSNLRTLQDVVDSIADFASAGAPAAPAAPAAAAPVAAPAVNAGEVVLGIVSEKTGYPADMLGLDMEMESELGIDSIKQVEILAALQAKFPGAPEIPASELSNLRTLQDVVDSIADFASAGAPAAPAAPAAAAPVAAPAVNAGEVVLGIVSEKTGYPADMLGLDMEMESELGIDSIKQVEILAALQAKFPGAPEIPASELSNLRTLQDVVDSIAGFASGGASAPAAPAAPAAAPAAAVPVSTQDAGEVVLAIVSEKTGYPADMLGLDMEMESELGIDSIKQVEILAALQAKFPGTPEIPASELANLRTLQDVVDSVSGATSGDGSEPAAPVHHSAPATVPSGGLDCAEAAMREVPPTGFAMAGLRDGEVLITRENAAFAEDLERVMISHGIKARAVDVVPHEAAAVISLAALGPAGSPQDCVETHLRAFHAARSVAKSSSRSRLFVTVQSTGARFAEADTPIGVASVAKTAAWEWPNASVRAIDIETLDPERLVAELLAGGSGVEVALRSDGTRLVVVEDVDAEPTGETISVPADGVVVVTGGARGVTAQSALALAARHGLRLALLGRTALREVTADEPTGTTATEIATSLAASARSRGEALSLPQARAQAERLLAEREVRATLSAAERQGTPARYFAADINDTESLRTVLDEVRSNVGPIVGVVHGAGVLADRRLEDLDDEQFVRVFNTKVIGAEALLAATSSDDLRFISLFSSIAARAGNPGQCAYAAANAVLESIAARESARRGDACVVRAFGWGPWDGGMVDATLKSRFLESGVGVIPIDEGAQFFAEHALRRSGSTAIVVAAPAEARLRAARLDWDVSTDTLPVLTDHQVRGRVVVPVVIVLDAMLRAARGLVPDASPVVRDFQVLSGVTFAEGEQQPLTLDFEPTGSAYTVSVLDPEGRKRYRAVLDTESPSAPTISVPDAGGEQWPFGVGEIYGGPLFHGPRFAAIEQLDAVGPAGASAILNSLDDLGWPGGDWAIDPVSVDGGLQLGILWASAHGRPLVLPVRIGRAVFHQSSGDGGSLRCRIAAKPVNDKRVDFDIALETADGTLVAELEGVEFYVAGTGADTTA
- a CDS encoding beta-ketoacyl synthase N-terminal-like domain-containing protein; its protein translation is MSGFEPVAIVGRSCILPGAATPEALFDATLNGRCLLTPTRPEHWRGVDPAALLASDQPGLRVSSATGGYIDASPDVSAIAERITDFGRLDPISHWLAYCGQQALGGPSAAPRTGLIVGNLSYPSAGNTEFVEGVWNGNGHTDPRNRFSSGLPVHLVAAAMGLTGPAFALDAACASSLYAIKLACDALHDGEADVMLAGGVNGADDLFLHLGFTALQALSPSGRSRPFHADADGLVPAAGAALVALKRLEDAEQAGDRILGVILGVGLSNDGRQSGFLAPAVGGQTRAMMAALEQAGLTPSDIDYLDCHATGTPLGDATELQSIFAAYGEVPLRLGALKGNLGHTITVSGAASLINVLSAMQASTIAPALCEKPTAALGDTPFTLATTPTPWDGEIKRAAVSNFGFGGNNAHLIVANYVPARRTAQRPSAPSGDIVICGLGVVTGDARDAESFRRRALGPEAQPTPLDTVELDLVRLGFPPSELKSSLSQQTTMLAAAGQALDQVGTDPERTGVIVGMGCDATIARQRLRVLHADDQDWLAANSDAAPRLTADGVVGTMPNIPANRIHAQRDFRGWGFTVSSEELSAITALRIAVRALRRGELDAVVAGAVDMCCEPAHERAADAVGAGGWEPHGDAAVAFVLKRRADAEAAGDDIIAVIDTDGAFVAPEANIGAERFGRTHAASAAIEIASRAEALRARVRVDQNGAQPAPGGTQTSIWLESLGGRADGVTLSAVGHRPRPLALGAVPQVERYAGESRDEVIGRMKRREPGGTGPVRCSVVADNDTSLETLRSAAIERLERGESPVIPGVAFAEGPTTGELAFMFTGAAAAYPGAGRDLFLAWPELGDALAARLSGVGDLARPLYGAGITTLDPRTQLTGCALVCQAHAEFSRTVLGLAPTAAIGLSSGETNSLLAFGVWRDLEEMLGEIEASGMYGEQLTGSCRVAATDWGLGEQAAAWECWRINAPRAQVEAALDREPRAYMTIVQAPDDCVIGGDPAACKRVIDAIEGAGAIPLGLDMVIHCSAMDPFADTWRAIHTRQAHVAPGVRFYTNASNRAYVPTSEAAAAAITQQAVEPIDFPATILQAWEDGVRVFVEHGPRAILTGAIPKILGDRPHVAVALDPQERRGLRALAESVSKLWVHGLSVRVDAFDARLDQLRRQSATAGADITRKVTLPAHWPDVVAVAHEPAQLASENGSAPMPEVDHGTLQTMQAAPAYPTPLVIPQREVVVTATEVVPARVHAAPGAVSGRTAAALSLVESVGHAHAAFVEQQAEAHESFLKMRGEMLAMAAGRRSPVTVDAPASPVALTSSPQPVAAPVNPPRAAVAPVVVPAPAAAPSPSQAAPAAPVSPPPPPPAPAPQPPAAPAPQQALWSRSQLEVLAGGNISEVFGPLFAELDKYDRLVRMPEPPLLLADRVISIEGEPGTMGTGRIVTETDVDPDAWYMHNGRMSPGVVIESGQADLLLASWLGADFHNRGERVYRLLGCDLTFMGELPKGGETLRYDIHIDGHAKHGDTRLFFFHYDCYIGDRLMISVRNGQAGFFSNEELSHSDGVLWDAADDVPRQGAHRDEPPRVTQKRSFDRADLDAFTDGHAFACFGPGFERAAAHTRTPKPPRGKLRLIDEVAEFQPDGGPWGRGYLRATASVPKDAWFYDGHFKNDPCMPGTLMADAATQALSFAMAAYGFTIERDGWRFEPVAGEMARFVCRGQVTPEADHHLDYEVFIEEIVDGPTPTIYAALLCRSDGFKVFGCRRFGIRLVPDWPMPAGAPGPIRILEGTKDVRGDHGALLACGRGMPSDAFGSLYAPFDGARRAPRLPDEPYHFVSRIVSVDSPPGVPTKGGTVVAEYDVPADAWYFEDGKSSTVPMAVLIEILLQPCGWLSSYNGFAANRLDDVVFRNLDGNEVVLVKPAEVGTLRITSTLERYAEGGGSTIVFFDVTCTQGDHVVMTMKTAFGFFSPEALKNQVGLKVEPGQLESLSEQAPIAMPYTADELRGDPWLAQGRLQVIDRVNFWPNGGVEGLGRLVAEYDVHPEAWFFKAHFFQDPVQPGSLGLEAMQQAARAAAKLAGLGSEDSEFEIVAVGQPFSWKFRGQVVPTNRRTRSEVDILSVTREDRGVLVVFQGSFWVDDLRIYETLGMGVRIVERSRGTR